The following coding sequences are from one Dermacentor andersoni chromosome 5, qqDerAnde1_hic_scaffold, whole genome shotgun sequence window:
- the LOC126531299 gene encoding uncharacterized protein isoform X2, giving the protein MQPLLPRNQSSLPDAARAAVDGDDAAGGPPAGANGGVAEAEEGALEEDEVERLASWLSLFRMLVIFLPLFALCMPSLLGDWERARRNETSIASRRFFGVVTPPGSSFRRQSARTTCRSHACVVAASSVSLDPLANPCEDLFGHVCNNWIRDHRVSRKAETWEVNRDRRTMDHLHQAALTEDLHKILSGRADGRWLPVVVQSLYRKCLRPDLGDAAELRSKLLESAGLLPWPHNARDTAPVKDISKAVGNAYYFTNEPALLRMGVGADGRAFLAEPRLLLDALTVGPREVAQAAAAVFLSAGGKRPVPEYVNRVEELLDKARRGDDPAPWNTTLRLPEAKNDTSRPRVAGEPQSAWSSWNLRTIIEEAFEGREAPDEVVVRAPSYVDALPDVLKQVNEQELLNYLGLRTALLASRLLPAGPEKQLLCRLIDVDDTAPARTATEHCIRMIAKYEPELALYALTVLSPLVTGMDTDSLLGFLRRQLSNEMRAGALDVNDAALADKLAERAYSMPWVGPAPSWLRNATLREAYFTRFYEGSKAALVGSSQTSQAVFAWMQEKAVSEHLAANGPQRTAADQRWLPGLLSTRCSLALREEGGADGDGVLPPEGTLQVPPAALDLLWGTHPSTAMLQVARVGVRAFKTVLQHLFRWQQRQHTDATGSYVHDNCTPWDAAPNQLDMALESMALSLALRAYLAWPGAPELVLPTLQHLEPEQLFYVFYALNQCEVNGPDVAQTLASRHKVRDDAARPDRAGWVNRVTSRNEDFARAFRCPPPLKPPNPFRDCGLVPPSETHTVRT; this is encoded by the exons ATGCAGCCCCTACTCCCCAGGAACCAGAGCTCACTG CCCGACGCCGCCCGAGCTGCCGTCGATGGAGACGACGCCGCCGGTGGACCTCCCGCTGGCGCCAACGGAGGCGTTGCCGAGGCCGAGGAAGGCGCCTTGGAGGAAGACGAGGTCGAGCGCCTGGCGAGCTGGCTCAGTCTGTTCCGCATGCTCGTCATCTTCCTGCCCCTGTTCGCGCTCTGCATGCCCAGCCTGCTCGGGGACTGGGAGCGCGCGCGTCGCAACGAGACCTCCATCGCGTCCCGGAGGTTCTTCGGCGTGGTCACGCCTCCCGGCTCGTCGTTTCGTCGCCAGTCGGCCCGCACCACGTGCCGTAGCCACGCATGCGTCGTTGCCGCCTCGAGCGTCTCTCTCGACCCTTTGGCCAACCCCTGCGAAGACCTGTTCGGTCACGTCTGCAACAACTGGATCAGGGACCACCGCGTCAGCCG GAAGGCGGAGACGTGGGAGGTGAATCGTGACCGGCGCACGATGGACCACTTGCACCAGGCGGCGCTGACCGAAGACCTGCACAAGATTCTGTCTGGCAGGGCGGACGGCCGCTGGTTGCCCGTGGTGGTGCAGAGTCTCTACCGCAAGTGCCTCAGGCCGGACCTCGGGGACGCGGCCGAGCTTCGCTCTAAGCTGCTCGAGAGCGCTGGCCTCTTGCCTTGGCCGCACAACGCACGGGACACGGCCCCCGTCAAGGACATTTCCAAG GCGGTGGGCAACGCGTACTACTTCACGAACGAGCCGGCGCTTCTGCGCATGGGTGTAGGCGCCGACGGCCGCGCTTTCCTGGCCGAGCCTCGGCTGCTCCTGGACGCGCTGACGGTGGGTCCCCGAGAAGTGGCGCAGGCTGCCGCTGCGGTCTTCTTGTCGGCGGGAGGAAAGCGGCCGGTGCCCGAATACGTGAACAGGGTAGAGGAGCTCCTGGACAAGGCGCGCAGGGGCGACGACCCGGCACCCTGGAATACCACGCTGCGCCTTCCAG AGGCGAAGAATGACACGTCACGACCAAGAGTCGCGGGGGAACCGCAGAGTGCGTGGTCCTCCTGGAACCTCCGCACCATCATCGAGGAGGCGTTCGAGGGTCGAGAGGCTCCCGACGAAGTCGTGGTTCGTGCGCCCAGCTATGTCGACGCCTTGCCGGACGTGCTCAAG CAAGTGAACGAGCAGGAGCTGCTCAACTATCTGGGACTGCGCACGGCCCTGCTGGCGTCCCGCCTGCTGCCAGCCGGCCCAGAGAAGCAGTTGCTCTGCCGGCTCATCGACGTCGATGACACGGCGCCCGCCCGCACCGCCACCGAACATTGCATCCGCATGATTG CGAAGTACGAACCGGAGTTGGCGCTCTACGCGCTGACCGTCTTGTCTCCGCTGGTGACCGGCATGGACACCGATTCTCTGCTGGGCTTCCTGCGGCGCCAGCTGTCCAACGAGATGCGTGCCGGGGCGCTGGACGTGAACGACGCGGCGCTTGCGGACAAACTGGCCGAGCGTGCCTACTCCATGCCGTGGGTGGGGCCCGCTCCAAGTTGGCTGAGAAATGCCACTTTACGCGAAGCATACTTCACGAG GTTCTACGAAGGGAGTAAAGCGGCGCTCGTCGGGTCCTCGCAAACGTCGCAGGCCGTGTTCGCCTGGATGCAGGAGAAGGCGGTCAGCGAGCACCTGGCCGCGAACGGGCCGCAGCGGACCGCAGCGGACCAGCGCTGGCTGCCCGGCCTGCTCTCGACGCGCTGCAGTCTCGCGCTGCGCGAAGAGGGCGGCGCCGATGGCGATGGCGTGCTTCCGCCCGAAGGCACGCTCCAG GTGCCACCGGCCGCCCTGGACTTACTGTGGGGCACGCATCCATCGACAGCCATGCTACAGGTGGCACGCGTCG GCGTCCGCGCCTTCAAGACCGTGCTGCAGCACCTGTTTCGCTGGCAGCAACGGCAGCACACCGACGCGACGGGGTCATACGTCCACGACAACTGCACTCCGTGGGACGCGGCCCCGAACCAGCTGGACATGGCGCTCGAGTCGATGGCGCTGTCCCTGGCGCTACGCGCTTACCTCGCGTGGCCGGGAGCCCCCGAGCTCGTGCTGCCGACACTGCAGCATCTGGAGCCCGAGCAGCTCTTCTACGTCTTCTACGCGCTCAACCAGTGCGAGGTCAATGGGCCGGACGTGGCGCAGACCCTGGCTTCTAGACACAAG
- the LOC126532111 gene encoding uncharacterized protein, with protein sequence MTIFAIRAQNTGGVRTGGDEAERGRSAVCLAVVGTLVVVLGLLLASVLALTRLSSEWESPRRSPETTDSTEAPHYVSLKARRHGERPAACRTEACTAAANNVSLDTTVNPCGDLYGHVCNNWIRGGAGRAEALDARSYRRTVDHAHQAALSRALHKILARRTGSRSLPYALRRLYRKCLKPRPEDGVQFRSKLLDSAGVAPWPQPRRDTANAEDVSKVLGNAYYFTNEPVLLRMGVGADGLVFLAEPRLLMDGPAATPGDVAQAAAAAFVSAGGQLPPPVDVNRVEKLLDSARRGDDPPPWNTTMHLPEVEPDGGRQRTAKIPQSAWASWNLRTVIEEAFEPREAISEVVVRAPNYVEALPDLLKQVKEHELLNYLGLRTSLLASRLLPAGPEKQLLCRLTDVDDVAPARTADEHCVRMIAKYEPALALYALSTRSSLVTGLDAETLLVFLHRQLSSLLRAGALGTDNNSLSTMLADRADALHWVGPAPEWLNNATTRQAYIARRVTPNGNALPEPGDPIQTLNFSFWFYDTTARPASSSKGAAPAVFGWMQEKVVNEHLALNEPDRFVAAHWTPGLLSTRCRVVLREEQSVATGGDEEGNDDDPVKGLPEATLQVPPAALDLLWATSPSTAMLQVARVGVRAYEPVLRHLLRWLQRQQRSGRNHCSKWTTAAPDNLDAALESRALSLALRAFLAWPGAPELVLPGLEHLSPEQLFFLFYALNQCEANSPDVEQMLATKKKRSRGTARPGLAAWVNRVTSTNEDFARAFKCTQLPKQPNPFQDCSKAAA encoded by the exons ATGACTATCTTCGCGATACGCGCGCAGAACACCGGTGGTGTTCGCACTGGCGGCGACGAGGCGGAGCGCGGCCGCTCGGCCGTGTGCCTCGCGGTGGTCGGCACGCTGGTCGTCGTGCTCGGCCTGCTGCTGGCCAGCGTGCTCGCGCTGACGAGGTTGAGCAGCGAGTGGGAGAGCCCTCGCCGCTCCCCCGAGACCACGGACAGCACGGAGGCGCCGCACTACGTCTCGCTGAAGGCCCGTCGCCACGGCGAGCGCCCCGCCGCTTGCCGTACCGAGGCGTGCACTGCGGCCGCCAATAACGTCAGCCTGGACACGACGGTCAATCCGTGCGGCGACCTGTACGGTCACGTCTGCAACAACTGGATCAGAGGGGGAGCCGGCCG GGCGGAGGCTTTGGACGCACGGAGCTACCGACGCACAGTAGATCACGCGCACCAGGCCGCGCTGTCTCGCGCCCTGCACAAGATCTTGGCGCGCAGAACAGGAAGCCGGTCGCTGCCGTATGCACTGCGGCGTCTCTACCGCAAGTGTCTCAAGCCAAGACCCGAAGACGGAGTCCAGTTTCGCTCCAAGCTGCTCGACAGCGCTGGCGTCGCACCATGGCCGCAGCCCCGTCGGGACACGGCGAACGCCGAGGACGTGTCCAAG GTTCTGGGCAACGCGTACTACTTCACGAACGAGCCGGTGCTCCTGCGAATGGGAGTGGGTGCCGACGGGCTCGTGTTTCTTGCCGAGCCCCGGCTGCTCATGGACGGCCCCGCGGCGACACCAGGCGACGTGGCACAGGCGGCCGCCGCGGCTTTCGTGTCGGCTGGAGGCCAACTGCCGCCGCCCGTCGACGTGAACCGAGTCGAAAAGCTATTGGACTCGGCCCGAAGGGGTGACGACCCCCCGCCCTGGAACACAACGATGCACCTGCCGG AGGTGGAACCGGACGGCGGCCGACAGCGTACCGCCAAGATACCGCAGAGCGCCTGGGCCTCTTGGAACCTGCGCACGGTGATCGAGGAGGCGTTCGAGCCTCGCGAGGCCATCAGCGAAGTCGTCGTCCGGGCACCGAACTACGTCGAGGCGCTGCCGGACTTGCTCAAG CAAGTCAAGGAGCACGAGCTACTCAACTACCTGGGCCTGCGCACATCTCTGCTGGCGTCCCGCCTGCTGCCAGCCGGCCCTGAGAAGCAGCTGCTTTGTCGGCTCACTGATGTCGATGACGTTGCGCCGGCCCGCACTGCCGACGAGCACTGCGTCCGAATGATAG CGAAGTACGAGCCGGCGCTGGCGCTATACGCTCTGTCTACACGGTCGTCGCTAGTGACCGGCCTGGATGCCGAGACCCTGCTAGTATTCCTGCACCGCCAGCTGTCCAGCCTGTTGCGGGCAGGGGCCCTGGGTACCGACAACAATTCCCTCTCGACCATGCTGGCAGACCGGGCGGACGCCCTGCATTGGGTGGGGCCTGCCCCGGAATGGCTCAACAATGCCACCACGCGCCAGGCATACATCGCCAGGCGAGTGACACCCAATGGAAACGCACTTCCGGAGCCCGGGGACCCTATACAGAcactcaatttttctttttg GTTCTACGACACGACTGCTCGGCCTGCGTCCTCTTCAAAGGGTGCCGCACCAGCCGTGTTCGGCTGGATGCAGGAGAAGGTGGTCAACGAACACCTGGCGCTCAACGAGCCCGACCGGTTCGTGGCCGCCCACTGGACACCCGGCCTCTTATCGACGCGCTGCAGGGTCGTGCTGCGCGAAGAGCAGTCAGTCGCCACCGGCGGGGACGAAGAAGGGAACGACGACGACCCAGTCAAGGGGCTCCCGGAGGCCACGCTTCAG GTACCACCGGCGGCGTTGGACTTGCTGTGGGCGACCAGTCCTTCAACGGCCATGCTTCAGGTGGCACGCGTTG GCGTACGTGCCTACGAGCCAGTGCTGCGGCACCTGCTGCGCTGGCTGCAGCGGCAACAGCGCTCGGGGCGGAACCACTGCTCGAAGTGGACCACAGCTGCTCCCGACAACTTGGACGCTGCACTCGAGTCGCGGGCGCTGTCCCTGGCGCTTCGCGCCTTCCTCGCGTGGCCGGGCGCACCAGAGCTCGTGTTGCCGGGGCTGGAGCACCTGAGCCCCGAGCAACTTTTCTTCCTCTTCTACGCACTCAACCAGTGCGAAGCCAACAGTCCCGACGTTGAGCAGATGCTCGCTACGAAGAAGAAG CGCTCTCGTGGGACAGCCAGACCAGGCCTTGCTGCCTGGGTCAACAGGGTGACTTCGACGAACGAGGACTTTGCCCGCGCCTTCAAGTGCACTCAGCTGCCAAAGCAGCCCAACCCTTTTCAGGACTGCAGCAAAGCGGCGGCCTAG
- the LOC126531299 gene encoding uncharacterized protein isoform X1, with protein sequence MQPLLPRNQSSLVREAHGPDAARAAVDGDDAAGGPPAGANGGVAEAEEGALEEDEVERLASWLSLFRMLVIFLPLFALCMPSLLGDWERARRNETSIASRRFFGVVTPPGSSFRRQSARTTCRSHACVVAASSVSLDPLANPCEDLFGHVCNNWIRDHRVSRKAETWEVNRDRRTMDHLHQAALTEDLHKILSGRADGRWLPVVVQSLYRKCLRPDLGDAAELRSKLLESAGLLPWPHNARDTAPVKDISKAVGNAYYFTNEPALLRMGVGADGRAFLAEPRLLLDALTVGPREVAQAAAAVFLSAGGKRPVPEYVNRVEELLDKARRGDDPAPWNTTLRLPEAKNDTSRPRVAGEPQSAWSSWNLRTIIEEAFEGREAPDEVVVRAPSYVDALPDVLKQVNEQELLNYLGLRTALLASRLLPAGPEKQLLCRLIDVDDTAPARTATEHCIRMIAKYEPELALYALTVLSPLVTGMDTDSLLGFLRRQLSNEMRAGALDVNDAALADKLAERAYSMPWVGPAPSWLRNATLREAYFTRFYEGSKAALVGSSQTSQAVFAWMQEKAVSEHLAANGPQRTAADQRWLPGLLSTRCSLALREEGGADGDGVLPPEGTLQVPPAALDLLWGTHPSTAMLQVARVGVRAFKTVLQHLFRWQQRQHTDATGSYVHDNCTPWDAAPNQLDMALESMALSLALRAYLAWPGAPELVLPTLQHLEPEQLFYVFYALNQCEVNGPDVAQTLASRHKVRDDAARPDRAGWVNRVTSRNEDFARAFRCPPPLKPPNPFRDCGLVPPSETHTVRT encoded by the exons ATGCAGCCCCTACTCCCCAGGAACCAGAGCTCACTGGTACGTGAAGCGCACGGG CCCGACGCCGCCCGAGCTGCCGTCGATGGAGACGACGCCGCCGGTGGACCTCCCGCTGGCGCCAACGGAGGCGTTGCCGAGGCCGAGGAAGGCGCCTTGGAGGAAGACGAGGTCGAGCGCCTGGCGAGCTGGCTCAGTCTGTTCCGCATGCTCGTCATCTTCCTGCCCCTGTTCGCGCTCTGCATGCCCAGCCTGCTCGGGGACTGGGAGCGCGCGCGTCGCAACGAGACCTCCATCGCGTCCCGGAGGTTCTTCGGCGTGGTCACGCCTCCCGGCTCGTCGTTTCGTCGCCAGTCGGCCCGCACCACGTGCCGTAGCCACGCATGCGTCGTTGCCGCCTCGAGCGTCTCTCTCGACCCTTTGGCCAACCCCTGCGAAGACCTGTTCGGTCACGTCTGCAACAACTGGATCAGGGACCACCGCGTCAGCCG GAAGGCGGAGACGTGGGAGGTGAATCGTGACCGGCGCACGATGGACCACTTGCACCAGGCGGCGCTGACCGAAGACCTGCACAAGATTCTGTCTGGCAGGGCGGACGGCCGCTGGTTGCCCGTGGTGGTGCAGAGTCTCTACCGCAAGTGCCTCAGGCCGGACCTCGGGGACGCGGCCGAGCTTCGCTCTAAGCTGCTCGAGAGCGCTGGCCTCTTGCCTTGGCCGCACAACGCACGGGACACGGCCCCCGTCAAGGACATTTCCAAG GCGGTGGGCAACGCGTACTACTTCACGAACGAGCCGGCGCTTCTGCGCATGGGTGTAGGCGCCGACGGCCGCGCTTTCCTGGCCGAGCCTCGGCTGCTCCTGGACGCGCTGACGGTGGGTCCCCGAGAAGTGGCGCAGGCTGCCGCTGCGGTCTTCTTGTCGGCGGGAGGAAAGCGGCCGGTGCCCGAATACGTGAACAGGGTAGAGGAGCTCCTGGACAAGGCGCGCAGGGGCGACGACCCGGCACCCTGGAATACCACGCTGCGCCTTCCAG AGGCGAAGAATGACACGTCACGACCAAGAGTCGCGGGGGAACCGCAGAGTGCGTGGTCCTCCTGGAACCTCCGCACCATCATCGAGGAGGCGTTCGAGGGTCGAGAGGCTCCCGACGAAGTCGTGGTTCGTGCGCCCAGCTATGTCGACGCCTTGCCGGACGTGCTCAAG CAAGTGAACGAGCAGGAGCTGCTCAACTATCTGGGACTGCGCACGGCCCTGCTGGCGTCCCGCCTGCTGCCAGCCGGCCCAGAGAAGCAGTTGCTCTGCCGGCTCATCGACGTCGATGACACGGCGCCCGCCCGCACCGCCACCGAACATTGCATCCGCATGATTG CGAAGTACGAACCGGAGTTGGCGCTCTACGCGCTGACCGTCTTGTCTCCGCTGGTGACCGGCATGGACACCGATTCTCTGCTGGGCTTCCTGCGGCGCCAGCTGTCCAACGAGATGCGTGCCGGGGCGCTGGACGTGAACGACGCGGCGCTTGCGGACAAACTGGCCGAGCGTGCCTACTCCATGCCGTGGGTGGGGCCCGCTCCAAGTTGGCTGAGAAATGCCACTTTACGCGAAGCATACTTCACGAG GTTCTACGAAGGGAGTAAAGCGGCGCTCGTCGGGTCCTCGCAAACGTCGCAGGCCGTGTTCGCCTGGATGCAGGAGAAGGCGGTCAGCGAGCACCTGGCCGCGAACGGGCCGCAGCGGACCGCAGCGGACCAGCGCTGGCTGCCCGGCCTGCTCTCGACGCGCTGCAGTCTCGCGCTGCGCGAAGAGGGCGGCGCCGATGGCGATGGCGTGCTTCCGCCCGAAGGCACGCTCCAG GTGCCACCGGCCGCCCTGGACTTACTGTGGGGCACGCATCCATCGACAGCCATGCTACAGGTGGCACGCGTCG GCGTCCGCGCCTTCAAGACCGTGCTGCAGCACCTGTTTCGCTGGCAGCAACGGCAGCACACCGACGCGACGGGGTCATACGTCCACGACAACTGCACTCCGTGGGACGCGGCCCCGAACCAGCTGGACATGGCGCTCGAGTCGATGGCGCTGTCCCTGGCGCTACGCGCTTACCTCGCGTGGCCGGGAGCCCCCGAGCTCGTGCTGCCGACACTGCAGCATCTGGAGCCCGAGCAGCTCTTCTACGTCTTCTACGCGCTCAACCAGTGCGAGGTCAATGGGCCGGACGTGGCGCAGACCCTGGCTTCTAGACACAAG